Genomic segment of Denticeps clupeoides chromosome 13, fDenClu1.1, whole genome shotgun sequence:
TAAAGACTTTATTTTATCCGCTGTTGCAGACTGAAAGCTCGTAGCCCCGGTGACACCGGCTGATTGCGGCGAGTGCATTGATCCGTTGTGCGTCAACGCGCCCGGGCTTAATGCCGCTGTAATTACGGTGATCTCACGCGCCCCTGTCCTCCGTCGGCGAGTCAATTCCCGCCTCAGATCCGGACACCGCCCCAGTTCACAGACGCGCCCGGGGCAGTGGCAGgtggggggaaataaaaatacaccGATAAAGCAGGGGAGTCCAGCAGATGCATGATTACAGGTCCTAATCGTTTCTGCCCATTTACTTATTTCAACATGATTAACAGAAGTGCCGTAGCCCGTCTGAGGTTGATTCCATTAGATAATGTGCAACAGTAATTTGCTTACAAGATGGAGTCTCGAGTGCTCATTGTACCTTCGATTGaacattcctttttttaacgATTCTGCCTCATTACCTTGTTGATGGTCCCAACCACAGATTATACACAGATATTATACATAAATATTACGGTGAATAATCATGCTGTGGGTGTTACTGGTGTGCTGCTCTGACCATTCTCACGATATAGCTCTCGATATAACAGAATTTGCCCCACATTTACACGTGCATTTATATTAAAGCACACTATGTGGTTCTAACACTTGTGGTTCTAACCCATTCTAAAATTGGTTATTAATTAAaggacataataataattaagataATCATAGTGGATGTGAAATAATCACCCTTCGTCTTTCAGGTACTGAAACATTTCTGGGCCTGAAAGTAGTCATTTTCAATTTTGGCCAATAAAGGAAGGTTAACATTGTCTGATTTCAATGTCCAACcgatatatagtacaggccaaaagtttggacacgtcttcttattcaacgtgttttctttattttcatgaccatttacgttggtagattctcaccgaaggcatcaaaactatgaatgaacacatgtggagttatgtacttaacaaaaaaggtgaaataactgaaaacacgttttatattctagtttctgtactgtatatcagtgCATCCCTACCAAAAACATAATGTTAAGGTCAGCTTGTTCAGAAAACATCATTAACATCAGTACTCTTTTTAATTGATGAAATTATAGCAAGTTTGTGAGTGCAACACATACAGTATCTTCAATCTGCTGAGGAAAACTCTCAAGACATTCTTCACATTCCAAATTGGCATCAGCACATCCAAAACCCTGAAAAGGAAAAGCAAGATCCCACCAGTGTCATTTGTGTGCTTAAGGCGGAGCTAATTCTGGCAGAAGAGCCTGTTGGGCTCGCAGGTCCCTGGCGAAATGTGCCTTAACATTACTGACACCACTCAGACCGAATGACTGGAGACTCTTATGTTCACAAGCATGGCTAATTGTCTCCATTTTAAATGGTGTTGCAGTAATTCGACACACTCTACGGGttcttttcccccttttttcttaAGGGCCTTTCTTCTACAAGTGCTGAATTCAGAAAGACTCTAATTTCAAGGTTTCCTTGTAAAACATGCATGGTTGATGTGTACGTTCAGAGAACCAGGATTAATTCAGTGCACACTTAGTTTACATGTATATGTGGgaagtatatattatatatattcaaCACCCATCACATTGTGAAAATGTTGGCTTTTTAAAGTACTCCATTATGTCCTTCCTCCTCATGTCCTGCTTTataacagtattattattattattttttgcatgaCAGAGTTGACAAGGTacaaaaaatgcaatgaaaatgcaatttaaaaaaaattattttccataataataatgattttttttccttccttcctggTGAATCCAGACAGGAACGTGCGCTATCGGGGCTGTTTCAGGAAGCCGGAGAACATGACCGCCGCTGCTCTGGTGCACGTGCTGCAGCCCAACCTCACGTCTCAGTCCTGCATCGAGGTCTGCATGGACAAGGTTGGCTTCAACTGCTCCCGTCACCCGCAACCACACCGCCTCGGCCCGCTGCTCACGCGCCGAGATTAGCATTGATTGGCGCAGGCCCCCCAGCCCCGGCGCGGCTAACTGCTCGCCCCGTGGACGCGGTGATGGAGGTCCAACTTTCCTACCGCGCCCGAAAACAATCTCGCTGTTTCAACTTTAATGTGCCCCTAAAGAGAATCAATTGATTCTGTAATCATTCTCACAAGCTGCTTTTGCTTGCTGTGACAGCTCCTGCTTCATCTAAAGCTTTATTTTTTCGAGCGAGACGTCGCCTATTTCATCACAGTCTCTGCTGATTAAACCCGCTGCTTTTTCAGATATTGGAATATAAAAATAGATATTGACACCGACCCAAGACTGCGTCAGCATGCTGAACACATGCCGCTGTCTCTCTATTGATTTCATTGCACGTCGTATAGATCTCCTTGAAGAGGCGTCAATGGGTTATGTTGATGCTGAAGAAAGAGATAATGAGTTTTCTGATACCCGTTCGTatctttcttcatttttttaattcggACACTTATTtccactctacacacacacacacaacgctgtaTTTTCCAGCATATTTCCAGTGTACAAGAGAGCAGCCTTTTCCtgtttgattttttattttttgtctgagCTTGACGTCCTTTTTTGGTACttttaattcataatttttcCTGTGATGTCAccactagagctgtaaatcttggcccgagtCGGGTCTGGTTGGGTTCAGGCTCAATTTTTATCGTTTTAGTCGgtcttccggtctatagtacctatgtgctatgtaaatttgtttcatttaatttttattttttaaaaattaattgttaatttgatttgcaattctcggaCACCGTTGCGAGAGAGATGGTGAGAAGGTGACCCGGATTCTAGCCTCTGGCGGTTACGTTTTAAAcccgcacatttcctttccGTTTCCTCCAAGTCTTCGTCTTCAACTCACAGTTGTCCACTTGAAGTCATGAGACCGGACAGGccgggtttttaaaaaaaatctgtcccgATTTTAGGAATTTCCTTTGGCCATCCTGAGGAGGCCGGACTGCTTTTGTGGTTATGCCACCCCACACTTCACCCTCCACAAGCCCAGAGGTGAGGAGCACTGTGCCCTGGCCAacacctccagcccagcccGGTCCGCCAGTCAGCACTTCTACCAAGTCTACCAGACGCCGGTGCAGggtgagagagaaaagcagtaatgtgtgtgtgagatcaggTCCAATACGCTCCATAATaacaaatgatttattataatagtttcttttttccttcctcaCAGACTCTAGGTGCATTGAGAGGACGTTCCTCCTGGAGAAGTCCCATTCGCTGGTGGCTTTGTCCAGCTTTCCTGGGGCTGGGAACACGTGGGTCCGCCACCTGATTGAACTCGCTACTGGCTACTACACGGGCAGCTACTATTTCGATGGCACCCTGTACAACCGAGGTAATCAATCGCGAGGATGAAGTGCGGCCATTATCCAGACACCGCAGTGCTTTCGGGATTTGTTACCTGACCAGTCATGCTAATGCCGAACTAATCGCCTGTCGATGTTTTAAACGGCTCCACGTCCGGCTTAACCGCGCGTTTGCCTGTGTGCCTGAAGGGTTCAAGGGTGAAAAGGACTACTGGAAGAGCGGACGCACCATCTGCGTGAAGACGCATGAAAGCGGGAAGCGCGATATCGAAATGTACGATTCGGCCATCCTCTTGATCAGAAACCCATACCGGTCGCTGATGGCGGAGTTCAACAGGAAGTGCGCCGGACACCTCGGCTTTGCTTCAGACCAGCACTGGAAGAGCAAAGGTAATCATAATCAGCATACTTTTACTATTCAACTCATGTAGTGAAtgcatcattttttaatttatgcatGATAGTTATgctgggcgatatggcaaaaaaaaaaaaatcccatatttatccaaaaaattaagaaaaacatCCTTAAAATTTTAGAGGCAgtgaaatgtaaagtaaaataacaTGCAATTACTCTGTATATAGTTTGTACCATAACTGCCATAATCGTTGCCATACGACGATTCGTTTCGAAGGAGGGAGCTCAAATCCAGCTCTCTCCCCGTCCTTCTTTTTCCGTCCTTCTTTAGTACAATCACCCAGCCCTAACCGCAGTTTTATCAGAATAACAGCTAATGAACAGTGCACTTGTTGAATCATATTTAATGATATTTCAGATGTCAAGTACTATAATACTATTAATTCATTACAATTTAGTTGgagcattttataaatattaacacattaatgcaCATCTTTATGCGAAATTCTATGGGAATTTCTTCTTCCAGAGTGGCCGGAGTTTGTGGGGAGCTACGCGTCCTGGTGGGCGTCTCACGTGCTGGATTGGTTGCGCTACGGTCGGCAGGTCCTGGTCGTTCATTACGAGGAGCTCCAGGAAGATCTGGTGCCCCGGCTGAGGGCCATCGCCCAGTTCCTCAACGCCAGCGTCAGCGAGGAGCGTCTTCTGTGCGCCGAGAGCAACAAGGACGGCCATTTCAAGCGCTCTGGCGCCCATCGGCCCACGCTTGACCCCTTCACCCCGGAAATGAGGCTCTTGATCGACGGCTACATCACGGCCGTGGATCAGGCGCTGAAGGAGAGCAATCAAACGGGCCTGCCGCGGGAGTACCTGCCCAGATGATGAGAGGTCTTCACCAGCATAGGATTCATTTCCTGGTTGGAGAAAGAACGAAATTCTTCCCCCGAAAAGAAAGCAGAAattaaacaaccaaaaaaaaaaaaaagaagcttccCTGACGACCGGTCTGCAGAGAGCCGCTCGGAAGGATGGCGAGTTCGCTACGTGTTTAGACGCGGCGCGTTTCTGGTACGAGATTAAGGCGCGAGGATCTGGAACTCTGATTAAATGGCGGCGACGGTGTCTTCTTTCCCTTTTCTCATCTCTTCAGATGAGCCGgttccaccccccacccccctttttttaagtacagcGATTCATTCGGAAGCCCTGGATGTTGTGATGTTAAGCCGCAGCAGCCCGCGGCCTCGCTACGTCTCCGGGGGCTTGAGGAGGACGCGTAGAGCCAGGTCTTCACGAGCAGGACTGTGCTGAAGGGCCGGGCCCGGAGCCGGTCCGTCGTTGGGAGGAGGAACGATGCGAGAAGGGAACTCCCGCGGAGTAATCCTGTCAAAATAAAAtccctctctggacacaagaGGAAACGCCGGGAGCGAGGCAGGGGACATAAACAACATTAAGCCTCGGGTCGAGACGGACCTCTTTGGCTCAGGacgcagagagagagacgacTCTGCTC
This window contains:
- the wscd1a gene encoding WSC domain containing 1a, with protein sequence MAKPFYRLQRFLRQMQLFFLFLGVAYIMAGSVLLLQRAGMVVYHRGIGAGAAVLPAPSLPAPPRALGGSLVTRATMVRARPPRSSPDDRDGPQWLLTRNQEIRQLRRRWFHSLMSEQDGSRVERVTAQRKIRHKGTYIGCFQDDAKDRTLKGTVSYDFRKMSTSLCQDTCSESGYQFAGLEYGSECYCGNRIIGPRMREDECNLDCKGEKGSICGGVARLSIYKVDELLPGQRRYRNVRYRGCFRKPENMTAAALVHVLQPNLTSQSCIEVCMDKEFPLAILRRPDCFCGYATPHFTLHKPRGEEHCALANTSSPARSASQHFYQVYQTPVQDSRCIERTFLLEKSHSLVALSSFPGAGNTWVRHLIELATGYYTGSYYFDGTLYNRGFKGEKDYWKSGRTICVKTHESGKRDIEMYDSAILLIRNPYRSLMAEFNRKCAGHLGFASDQHWKSKEWPEFVGSYASWWASHVLDWLRYGRQVLVVHYEELQEDLVPRLRAIAQFLNASVSEERLLCAESNKDGHFKRSGAHRPTLDPFTPEMRLLIDGYITAVDQALKESNQTGLPREYLPR